The Toxorhynchites rutilus septentrionalis strain SRP chromosome 3, ASM2978413v1, whole genome shotgun sequence genome includes a region encoding these proteins:
- the LOC129780435 gene encoding fibronectin type-III domain-containing protein 3A isoform X2 → MVRRAVSTSPETPAHLNHHISQAQTPTSSTSSLSSSSDSQQQHSPQQQQQPPSQQQHSPQSQPQQSLQHQQHHPQQHLQTPPHHHAHVQLPAHENGHSIYLTAPYSPEYYPEHSYYLPHPDYGPASQHSHICPVHDYGPVTVPMVSQNGTPPMAMPVQVPPGHVMQQIVDENGTLRHVILSTQHQQLGQGGVQHHLHGHFINGTTPQFFNPLAASYQAGPGPGAPHIYQPPIITGGAGTGAATATGGAGGGSTHTHTPQSNVTHSPSPPHAINSQYHKDDRTLRQHAKLLRKLEQKQREQNASITTPINSPRKYTEVNGNVRKHQHQHLQHQQPLLQHHHLQQQQQQQAHLQHQHQVSGVQRNGTSSVATSEDGEESSSMPEEEDDTQTIIEHLSSVQSPQVNEITSRSALFQWSAPNPLPPNETLPFNVQDLHYELLLSDPGKENKYKSIFKGSSLSCMVQDLRPGQEYTVRLQVYLEQLHGSPTEATIFNTPPCEPDIPKTPTLLARTKNSLQLRWNAATDNGAHITNYILEYDNGKYNGMIHLINSQNCDFVEVCKTKGKQFTVNKLHPSTCYIFRLAAVNEYGRSGYSDLVKFNTAGNPPSQPAPPTLHHATSTSLKLAWQRRSPSDGFTLQMNQVDQGYGFKNIYAGMDNVYECTNLTRATTFQFRVKAENENGQSPFSKEVVFKTLPSCPDRPSKLQVKGKIHATAFKVKWDPPADTGGASINLYHLEINSGSLFERIYSGKDCEALIERLSPGTAYQIRVLCEGPGGISTFSDPCVVTTEPVVPRAPPRPYCNGAPTPYAACLMWDKPDYNGGAPVLEYEMEVETTNKLRNSCYRGKEQFCVVKDLSPGEMYTVQVRAINRIGASDWSEEYCFHAGAARPDPPSEPSITVRSPTHLIVIWEEPHCNGAPISEYILQSSTRDGDDAPFQTVYHGQQRIAELKNLVPFTTYHFRVCAVNSAGSSRYSSTFSQKTPAAPPNVPVLGQYKITAKSILICWETPLSNGAPVTHYNIECGDRVISSDASSTLCRSDSEQECLGESENFDADDDEEYDEDEDILEEETPTASIGDTAEVTEADPSNEPSVDDNPNLNRNELLIDDLHPETSYKLRIQAVNEIGTGPFSTFIKFTTAPLPPKPPKLECIQFGFSHLKLRWGEGKNLADLARYYVELENNRTGEYQNVYTGTRSMCKVMKLHELTAYTFRIAVETKHAGMGDYSEDFVFVTTAATPNTIKAPRVYIEPLGGGGSGNNSPQHPPASVNGSVNNLHVVQGSTHLTTGGSLPCSGLLTIEWQTSRNNPFADPIEYALHMAKAKDHEFHEIYRGSDTRHTIHNLSYGVGYVFKVCPVRVRSNGEEIFGQFSPILHHQLTPHRISSSSHTHSRHHPAGHDEVDGGSCSASRTYFAGNMVNSRGELILANAAVGGQLGSGPFAGHHSQNSINAQTLLQLPKGNLIQTLSELFEADSSKAVIFVLIFIVLSMIVAACLK, encoded by the exons GTCCAGTTACCGTGCCGATGGTGTCGCAAAATGGTACTCCTCCTATGGCAATGCCGGTGCAAGTTCCACCGGGCCACGTGATGCAGCAGATCGTCGATGAGAATGGCACCCTGAGGCATGTAATCCTATCCACCCAACACCAGCAGCTAGGACAGGGAGGTGTGCAGCATCATCTACACGGACATTTT ATCAATGGCACCACGCCGCAGTTCTTCAATCCGCTGGCTGCGAGTTATCAGGCAGGACCAGGTCCGGGGGCGCCACACATCTACCAACCACCCATTATCACTGGAGGTGCCGGAACAGGAGCAGCAACCGCGACGGGAGGTGCAGGAGGCGGGAGCACTCACACGCATACGCCCCAATCCAATGTGACCCATTCGCCATCCCCTCCGCATGCCATCAACAGTCAATATCACAAAGACGACAGGACACTCCGGCAGCATGCGAAACTGCTACGAAAGTTAGAACAGAAACAAAGAGAACAGA ATGCCTCCATCACGACACCAATCAATTCGCCTCGGAAATACACTGAAGTGAATGGCAATGTACGTAAGCACCAACATCAACATCTGCAGCATCAGCAGCCGCTGCTGCAGCATCACCATctgcaacagcaacaacagcaacaagcgCATCTTCAGCATCAACATCAGGTTTCAGGTGTCCAGCGAAATGGAACATCCTCGGTGGCAACATCAGAGGATGGCGAGGAATCATCGAGTATGCCGGAGGAAGAAGACGACACCCAGACCATCATTGAACATCTCAGCTCAGTCCAATCTCCTCAGGTGAACGAAATAACTTCTAGGTCAGCTCTGTTCCAATGGTCCGCCCCGAATCCACTTCCTCCGAACGAAACACTTCCATTCAATGTGCAAGATTTACACTACGAACTACTGCTCAGTGATCCGGGAAAGGAGAATAAATACAAAAGTATTTTCAAGGGAAGTTCCCTGAGCTGTATGGTGCAAGATTTGCGACCTGGACAGGAGTATACGGTGCGCTTGCAGGTCTATCTGGAACAGCTACATGGTTCACCAACGGAAGCGACGATTTTCAATACCCCTCCTTGTGAGCCCGACATTCCGAAAACGCCTACATTACTAGCTAGAACAAAAAATTCACTCCAGCTTCGCTGGAATGCCGCAACCGACAATGGCGCACACATTACCAATTACATTCTCGAGTACGACAATGGAAAATACAACGGAATGATTCATCTGATCAATTcccaaaattgtgattttgtggAAGTGTGCAAAACGAAGGGTAAGCAGTTTACCGTGAACAAGCTGCACCCTTCCACGTGTTACATCTTCCGACTGGCTGCGGTGAACGAGTACGGCCGCAGTGGTTATTCAGATCTGGTGAAATTCAACACTGCCGGTAATCCGCCATCCCAGCCAGCGCCACCGACGTTGCACCATGCGACGTCAACCTCGCTCAAACTTGCCTGGCAGCGACGTTCGCCGAGTGATGGTTTTACATTGCAAATGAACCAAGTGGATCAAGGCTACGGATTTAAGAACATCTACGCTGGGATGGATAACGTGTACGAGTGTACCAATCTAACACGAGCAACGACATTCCAATTCAGAGTGAAAGCCGAGAACGAGAATGGGCAAAGTCCGTTCAGCAAAGAAGTGGTGTTCAAAACGTTACCCTCCTGTCCGGATCGACCATCGAAGCTTCAGGTGAAGGGAAAAATTCACGCCACGGCATTTAAAGTCAAGTGGGATCCTCCAGCGGACACTGGAGGCGCTAGCATCAATCTGTACCACCTAGAAATCAATTCAGGTTCACTTTTCGAACGGATATATAGTGGAAAAGACTGTGAGGCATTGATCGAACGATTAAGTCCGGGAACTGCTTACCAAATTCGTGTTTTATGTGAAGGACCTGGTGGTATAAGCACATTCTCCGACCCGTGTGTAGTAACAACGGAGCCGGTAGTACCACGGGCACCTCCGAGACCATATTGTAATGGTGCTCCAACACCATATGCTGCCTGTCTCATGTGGGATAAACCCGACTACAACGGTGGCGCCCCAGTTCTGGAATACGAAATGGAGGTGGAAACGACAAACAAACTGCGGAATTCCTGCTATCGTGGTAAGGAACAGTTTTGTGTGGTGAAAGACCTCAGCCCGGGTGAAATGTACACTGTACAAGTGCGTGCAATCAATCGTATCGGAGCGAGTGATTGGTCCGAAGAATATTGTTTCCATGCTGGAGCCGCACGTCCTGATCCTCCCTCGGAGCCTAGTATCACGGTCAGATCGCCAACTCATTTAATCGTAATCTGGGAGGAGCCGCATTGCAACGGAGCGCCGATAAGTGAGTACATTCTGCAATCCAGTACTCGCGATGGCGACGACGCTCCATTCCAAACTGTCTACCACGGTCAGCAGCGAATTGCTGAACTGAAAAATCTAGTACCATTCACGACTTACCACTTTCGAGTTTGTGCCGTAAACAGTGCCGGTAGTTCTCGTTATTCTTCAACATTTTCACAGAAGACTCCAGCAGCACCACCAAACGTGCCCGTTTTGGGGCAGTACAAAATCACGGCCAAAAGCATACTTATCTGTTGGGAAACGCCACTCTCCAACGGTGCCCCAGTTACGCACTACAACATAGAATGTGGCGATAGAGTGATATCAAGTGACGCCTCATCGACGCTCTGTAGGAGTGATAGTGAACAGGAGTGTCTGGGAGAAAGTGAAAACTTCGACGCCGACGATGATGAAGAGTATGACGAAGATGAAGATATTCTGGAAGAAGAAACACCAACAGCTTCAATCGGTGATACGGCGGAGGTCACCGAAGCGGATCCGTCAAATGAACCTAGCGTAGACGATAACCCAAATCTCAATCGAAATGAGCTTTTGATCGATGATCTGCATCCGGAGACATCGTATAAGCTGAGGATACAAGCTGTGAACGAAATCGGTACCGGACCGTTTTCAacgttcattaaatttactactGCCCCATTGCCTCCGAAACCACCCAAATTGGAATGCATTCAGTTTGGTTTTTCGCACTTGAAGCTACGCTGGGGTGAGGGCAAAAATTTGGCCGATCTGGCCCGTTACTACGTGGAACTAGAGAACAATCGCACTGGAGAGTACCAAAATGTGTACACGGGAACGCGAAGCATGTGCAAGGTGATGAAACTACACGAGCTAACGGCTTACACCTTCCGAATAGCGGTCGAGACCAAACACGCCGGAATGGGTGACTATTCGGAAGATTTCGTGTTTGTAACGACCGCGGCAACGCCAAACACCATCAAAGCACCACGTGTGTACATAGAACCTCTGGGGGGAGGAGGCAGTGGTAACAATTCGCCTCAGCATCCGCCAGCCTCTGTGAACGGAAGCGTGAATAATCTGCATGTCGTCCAGGGAAGTACCCACCTAACCACCGGTGGTTCCCTTCCCTGTTCCGGTCTGCTGACAATCGAATGGCAAACGAGCAGAAACAATCCCTTCGCCGATCCGATCGAGTATGCGCTGCATATGGCAAAGGCGAAAGATCACGAGTTTCATGAG ATCTATCGGGGCTCCGATACGCGACACACCATCCACAACCTCAGCTACGGCGTTGGTTACGTGTTCAAGGTGTGTCCGGTTCGCGTCAGATCCAACGGGGAGGAAATCTTCGGTCAATTCTCACCAATACTGCACCATCAGTTGACACCGCATAGAATTTCGTCTAGCTCGCACACACACTCACGCCACCACCCCGCCGGCCACGATGAAGTGGACGGTGGATCGTGTTCAGCGTCGAGAACATATTTCGCCGGCAACATGGTAAACAGTCGTGGTGAGCTTATCCTTGCCAATGCCGCTGTAGGAGGTCAACTCGGTTCTGGTCCATTCGCGGGCCACCATAGTCAGAATTCGATCAACGCACAAACACTGCTCCAACTGCCCAAAGGCAACCTTATTCAAACCTTGTCCGAACTGTTCGAGGCAGACTCTAGTAAAGCGGTCATTTTCGTTCTGAtatttattgtgttatcgatgATTGTTGCAGCATGTCTCAAGTGA
- the LOC129780435 gene encoding fibronectin type III domain containing protein 3C1 isoform X3 encodes MEQTNPYQRTISKINGTTPQFFNPLAASYQAGPGPGAPHIYQPPIITGGAGTGAATATGGAGGGSTHTHTPQSNVTHSPSPPHAINSQYHKDDRTLRQHAKLLRKLEQKQREQNASITTPINSPRKYTEVNGNVRKHQHQHLQHQQPLLQHHHLQQQQQQQAHLQHQHQVSGVQRNGTSSVATSEDGEESSSMPEEEDDTQTIIEHLSSVQSPQVNEITSRSALFQWSAPNPLPPNETLPFNVQDLHYELLLSDPGKENKYKSIFKGSSLSCMVQDLRPGQEYTVRLQVYLEQLHGSPTEATIFNTPPCEPDIPKTPTLLARTKNSLQLRWNAATDNGAHITNYILEYDNGKYNGMIHLINSQNCDFVEVCKTKGKQFTVNKLHPSTCYIFRLAAVNEYGRSGYSDLVKFNTAGNPPSQPAPPTLHHATSTSLKLAWQRRSPSDGFTLQMNQVDQGYGFKNIYAGMDNVYECTNLTRATTFQFRVKAENENGQSPFSKEVVFKTLPSCPDRPSKLQVKGKIHATAFKVKWDPPADTGGASINLYHLEINSGSLFERIYSGKDCEALIERLSPGTAYQIRVLCEGPGGISTFSDPCVVTTEPVVPRAPPRPYCNGAPTPYAACLMWDKPDYNGGAPVLEYEMEVETTNKLRNSCYRGKEQFCVVKDLSPGEMYTVQVRAINRIGASDWSEEYCFHAGAARPDPPSEPSITVRSPTHLIVIWEEPHCNGAPISEYILQSSTRDGDDAPFQTVYHGQQRIAELKNLVPFTTYHFRVCAVNSAGSSRYSSTFSQKTPAAPPNVPVLGQYKITAKSILICWETPLSNGAPVTHYNIECGDRVISSDASSTLCRSDSEQECLGESENFDADDDEEYDEDEDILEEETPTASIGDTAEVTEADPSNEPSVDDNPNLNRNELLIDDLHPETSYKLRIQAVNEIGTGPFSTFIKFTTAPLPPKPPKLECIQFGFSHLKLRWGEGKNLADLARYYVELENNRTGEYQNVYTGTRSMCKVMKLHELTAYTFRIAVETKHAGMGDYSEDFVFVTTAATPNTIKAPRVYIEPLGGGGSGNNSPQHPPASVNGSVNNLHVVQGSTHLTTGGSLPCSGLLTIEWQTSRNNPFADPIEYALHMAKAKDHEFHEIYRGSDTRHTIHNLSYGVGYVFKVCPVRVRSNGEEIFGQFSPILHHQLTPHRISSSSHTHSRHHPAGHDEVDGGSCSASRTYFAGNMVNSRGELILANAAVGGQLGSGPFAGHHSQNSINAQTLLQLPKGNLIQTLSELFEADSSKAVIFVLIFIVLSMIVAACLK; translated from the exons atggAGCAAACTAATCCATATCAAAGAACAATATCGAAG ATCAATGGCACCACGCCGCAGTTCTTCAATCCGCTGGCTGCGAGTTATCAGGCAGGACCAGGTCCGGGGGCGCCACACATCTACCAACCACCCATTATCACTGGAGGTGCCGGAACAGGAGCAGCAACCGCGACGGGAGGTGCAGGAGGCGGGAGCACTCACACGCATACGCCCCAATCCAATGTGACCCATTCGCCATCCCCTCCGCATGCCATCAACAGTCAATATCACAAAGACGACAGGACACTCCGGCAGCATGCGAAACTGCTACGAAAGTTAGAACAGAAACAAAGAGAACAGA ATGCCTCCATCACGACACCAATCAATTCGCCTCGGAAATACACTGAAGTGAATGGCAATGTACGTAAGCACCAACATCAACATCTGCAGCATCAGCAGCCGCTGCTGCAGCATCACCATctgcaacagcaacaacagcaacaagcgCATCTTCAGCATCAACATCAGGTTTCAGGTGTCCAGCGAAATGGAACATCCTCGGTGGCAACATCAGAGGATGGCGAGGAATCATCGAGTATGCCGGAGGAAGAAGACGACACCCAGACCATCATTGAACATCTCAGCTCAGTCCAATCTCCTCAGGTGAACGAAATAACTTCTAGGTCAGCTCTGTTCCAATGGTCCGCCCCGAATCCACTTCCTCCGAACGAAACACTTCCATTCAATGTGCAAGATTTACACTACGAACTACTGCTCAGTGATCCGGGAAAGGAGAATAAATACAAAAGTATTTTCAAGGGAAGTTCCCTGAGCTGTATGGTGCAAGATTTGCGACCTGGACAGGAGTATACGGTGCGCTTGCAGGTCTATCTGGAACAGCTACATGGTTCACCAACGGAAGCGACGATTTTCAATACCCCTCCTTGTGAGCCCGACATTCCGAAAACGCCTACATTACTAGCTAGAACAAAAAATTCACTCCAGCTTCGCTGGAATGCCGCAACCGACAATGGCGCACACATTACCAATTACATTCTCGAGTACGACAATGGAAAATACAACGGAATGATTCATCTGATCAATTcccaaaattgtgattttgtggAAGTGTGCAAAACGAAGGGTAAGCAGTTTACCGTGAACAAGCTGCACCCTTCCACGTGTTACATCTTCCGACTGGCTGCGGTGAACGAGTACGGCCGCAGTGGTTATTCAGATCTGGTGAAATTCAACACTGCCGGTAATCCGCCATCCCAGCCAGCGCCACCGACGTTGCACCATGCGACGTCAACCTCGCTCAAACTTGCCTGGCAGCGACGTTCGCCGAGTGATGGTTTTACATTGCAAATGAACCAAGTGGATCAAGGCTACGGATTTAAGAACATCTACGCTGGGATGGATAACGTGTACGAGTGTACCAATCTAACACGAGCAACGACATTCCAATTCAGAGTGAAAGCCGAGAACGAGAATGGGCAAAGTCCGTTCAGCAAAGAAGTGGTGTTCAAAACGTTACCCTCCTGTCCGGATCGACCATCGAAGCTTCAGGTGAAGGGAAAAATTCACGCCACGGCATTTAAAGTCAAGTGGGATCCTCCAGCGGACACTGGAGGCGCTAGCATCAATCTGTACCACCTAGAAATCAATTCAGGTTCACTTTTCGAACGGATATATAGTGGAAAAGACTGTGAGGCATTGATCGAACGATTAAGTCCGGGAACTGCTTACCAAATTCGTGTTTTATGTGAAGGACCTGGTGGTATAAGCACATTCTCCGACCCGTGTGTAGTAACAACGGAGCCGGTAGTACCACGGGCACCTCCGAGACCATATTGTAATGGTGCTCCAACACCATATGCTGCCTGTCTCATGTGGGATAAACCCGACTACAACGGTGGCGCCCCAGTTCTGGAATACGAAATGGAGGTGGAAACGACAAACAAACTGCGGAATTCCTGCTATCGTGGTAAGGAACAGTTTTGTGTGGTGAAAGACCTCAGCCCGGGTGAAATGTACACTGTACAAGTGCGTGCAATCAATCGTATCGGAGCGAGTGATTGGTCCGAAGAATATTGTTTCCATGCTGGAGCCGCACGTCCTGATCCTCCCTCGGAGCCTAGTATCACGGTCAGATCGCCAACTCATTTAATCGTAATCTGGGAGGAGCCGCATTGCAACGGAGCGCCGATAAGTGAGTACATTCTGCAATCCAGTACTCGCGATGGCGACGACGCTCCATTCCAAACTGTCTACCACGGTCAGCAGCGAATTGCTGAACTGAAAAATCTAGTACCATTCACGACTTACCACTTTCGAGTTTGTGCCGTAAACAGTGCCGGTAGTTCTCGTTATTCTTCAACATTTTCACAGAAGACTCCAGCAGCACCACCAAACGTGCCCGTTTTGGGGCAGTACAAAATCACGGCCAAAAGCATACTTATCTGTTGGGAAACGCCACTCTCCAACGGTGCCCCAGTTACGCACTACAACATAGAATGTGGCGATAGAGTGATATCAAGTGACGCCTCATCGACGCTCTGTAGGAGTGATAGTGAACAGGAGTGTCTGGGAGAAAGTGAAAACTTCGACGCCGACGATGATGAAGAGTATGACGAAGATGAAGATATTCTGGAAGAAGAAACACCAACAGCTTCAATCGGTGATACGGCGGAGGTCACCGAAGCGGATCCGTCAAATGAACCTAGCGTAGACGATAACCCAAATCTCAATCGAAATGAGCTTTTGATCGATGATCTGCATCCGGAGACATCGTATAAGCTGAGGATACAAGCTGTGAACGAAATCGGTACCGGACCGTTTTCAacgttcattaaatttactactGCCCCATTGCCTCCGAAACCACCCAAATTGGAATGCATTCAGTTTGGTTTTTCGCACTTGAAGCTACGCTGGGGTGAGGGCAAAAATTTGGCCGATCTGGCCCGTTACTACGTGGAACTAGAGAACAATCGCACTGGAGAGTACCAAAATGTGTACACGGGAACGCGAAGCATGTGCAAGGTGATGAAACTACACGAGCTAACGGCTTACACCTTCCGAATAGCGGTCGAGACCAAACACGCCGGAATGGGTGACTATTCGGAAGATTTCGTGTTTGTAACGACCGCGGCAACGCCAAACACCATCAAAGCACCACGTGTGTACATAGAACCTCTGGGGGGAGGAGGCAGTGGTAACAATTCGCCTCAGCATCCGCCAGCCTCTGTGAACGGAAGCGTGAATAATCTGCATGTCGTCCAGGGAAGTACCCACCTAACCACCGGTGGTTCCCTTCCCTGTTCCGGTCTGCTGACAATCGAATGGCAAACGAGCAGAAACAATCCCTTCGCCGATCCGATCGAGTATGCGCTGCATATGGCAAAGGCGAAAGATCACGAGTTTCATGAG ATCTATCGGGGCTCCGATACGCGACACACCATCCACAACCTCAGCTACGGCGTTGGTTACGTGTTCAAGGTGTGTCCGGTTCGCGTCAGATCCAACGGGGAGGAAATCTTCGGTCAATTCTCACCAATACTGCACCATCAGTTGACACCGCATAGAATTTCGTCTAGCTCGCACACACACTCACGCCACCACCCCGCCGGCCACGATGAAGTGGACGGTGGATCGTGTTCAGCGTCGAGAACATATTTCGCCGGCAACATGGTAAACAGTCGTGGTGAGCTTATCCTTGCCAATGCCGCTGTAGGAGGTCAACTCGGTTCTGGTCCATTCGCGGGCCACCATAGTCAGAATTCGATCAACGCACAAACACTGCTCCAACTGCCCAAAGGCAACCTTATTCAAACCTTGTCCGAACTGTTCGAGGCAGACTCTAGTAAAGCGGTCATTTTCGTTCTGAtatttattgtgttatcgatgATTGTTGCAGCATGTCTCAAGTGA